From Mycobacterium lacus, one genomic window encodes:
- the ftsW gene encoding putative lipid II flippase FtsW, with product MGNALTRLLRREETPAAEQAEAGQTTPEGAKVATRPDEHDPRTRFGAWLGRPMTSFHLIIAVASLLTTLGLIMVLSASGVRSYGADGSAWVIFGKQVLWTIIGLIGCYAALRMSVRFIRRIAFSGFAITIILLVLVLIPGIGNLANGSRKWFVVAGLSMQPSELAKIAFAIWGAHLLAARRMERASLREMLIPLVPAAVIALALIVAQPDLGQTVSLGIILLALLWYAGLPLRVFVSSLAAVFVSGAVLAMSEGYRSDRVRSWLDPENDPQDTGYQARQAKFALAHGGIFGDGLGQGVAKWNYLPNAHNDFIFAIIGEELGLIGALAMLGLFGLFAYTGMRIARRSADPFLRLLTATTTMWVLGQAFINIGYVIGVLPVTGLQLPLISAGGTSTATTLFMIGIMANAARHEPEAVAALRAGRDDKVNRMLRLPLPEPYVPTRLEALRDRNKARPQPARAGKPRQPAARTSRQASRAADRPVRRSGAPTPVRGGHHRAGQRHAGPRHTGRARALEGQRYG from the coding sequence GTGGGTAACGCGCTGACCCGGCTGCTGCGCCGGGAGGAGACGCCCGCGGCCGAACAGGCCGAAGCGGGGCAGACGACCCCCGAGGGCGCGAAGGTTGCGACCAGACCCGACGAACACGATCCGCGCACCCGGTTCGGGGCCTGGCTGGGTCGGCCGATGACCTCGTTTCACTTGATCATCGCCGTCGCCTCGCTGCTGACCACGCTGGGTCTGATCATGGTGCTATCGGCATCCGGCGTGCGGTCCTACGGCGCCGATGGGTCGGCATGGGTGATCTTCGGCAAGCAGGTCTTGTGGACGATCATCGGCCTGATTGGTTGCTATGCCGCGTTGCGGATGTCGGTGCGGTTCATCCGGCGCATCGCGTTTTCCGGTTTCGCGATCACGATCATTCTGCTGGTACTCGTGCTCATTCCGGGAATCGGCAATCTCGCCAACGGCTCGCGGAAGTGGTTCGTGGTCGCGGGCCTCTCGATGCAGCCCTCCGAGCTGGCCAAGATCGCGTTCGCCATCTGGGGAGCGCACCTGCTGGCCGCGCGGCGGATGGAACGCGCGTCCCTGCGCGAGATGCTCATTCCGTTGGTGCCGGCCGCGGTCATCGCGCTGGCGCTCATCGTGGCCCAGCCCGACCTGGGGCAGACGGTGTCACTGGGCATCATCTTGTTGGCCCTGCTGTGGTATGCCGGGCTGCCGCTGCGCGTGTTCGTCAGCTCGCTGGCGGCCGTCTTTGTTTCGGGCGCGGTCCTGGCGATGTCCGAGGGTTACCGGTCCGACCGGGTGCGCTCGTGGCTGGACCCCGAGAACGATCCTCAAGACACCGGCTACCAGGCGCGGCAGGCAAAGTTCGCGCTGGCCCACGGTGGCATCTTCGGCGACGGTCTCGGCCAGGGCGTCGCCAAGTGGAACTACCTGCCCAACGCGCACAACGACTTCATCTTCGCGATCATCGGTGAGGAGCTCGGCCTCATCGGTGCGCTCGCGATGCTGGGGCTGTTCGGGTTGTTCGCGTACACCGGGATGCGGATCGCGCGCCGGTCCGCCGATCCGTTCCTGCGGCTGTTGACCGCCACCACGACGATGTGGGTGCTGGGCCAGGCGTTCATCAACATCGGCTACGTGATCGGGGTGCTGCCCGTCACCGGGCTGCAGCTGCCGCTGATCTCCGCGGGTGGAACATCAACGGCCACAACGCTTTTCATGATAGGAATAATGGCCAATGCCGCCCGCCACGAGCCCGAGGCGGTGGCCGCGCTGCGGGCCGGGCGCGACGACAAGGTGAACCGGATGCTGCGGCTGCCGCTGCCCGAGCCGTATGTGCCGACCCGCCTGGAGGCGTTGAGAGACCGCAACAAGGCTCGCCCGCAACCGGCGAGGGCGGGCAAGCCGCGGCAGCCCGCTGCGCGGACCTCGCGGCAGGCTTCCCGCGCGGCCGATCGGCCCGTGCGCCGGTCTGGTGCCCCAACCCC
- the murD gene encoding UDP-N-acetylmuramoyl-L-alanine--D-glutamate ligase has protein sequence MLDPLAPGAPVLVAGGRVTGQAVRAALTRFGAAPTVCDDDPAMLRPYVQRGVATLDPAVAIQRIAQYALVVTSPGFRPETPVLAAAAAAGVPIWGDVELAWRLDASGSYGPPRRWLVVTGTNGKTTTTSMLHAMLVAGGRRSVLCGNIGSPVLDMLGAPADILAVELSSFQLYWAPSLRPEAGAVLNIAEDHLDWHSTMGAYTAAKARVLGGRVAVAGLDDSRAAALLGTAAAPIRVGFRLGEPAVGELGVRDGHLVDRAFSDDSDELTLMPVASIPVPGPVGVLDALAAAALARSVGVSAEAIAGAVASFRVGRHRAEVVAVADGVRYVDDSKATNPHAAEASVLAYPRVVWVAGGLLKGASIDAEVARIAPRLVGAVLIGRDRAEVAEALSRHAPDVPVVQVVTGEDIEMHATAEAYETKVDNSREPLGARVMTAAVAAAREMAKPGDTVLLAPAGASFDQFTGYGDRGDAFASAVRAAVGAGGRG, from the coding sequence GTGCTTGACCCGTTGGCGCCGGGCGCGCCCGTGTTGGTGGCCGGTGGCCGGGTGACCGGCCAGGCGGTGCGGGCGGCGCTGACCCGGTTTGGTGCGGCGCCGACGGTGTGTGACGACGACCCGGCCATGCTGCGCCCGTACGTGCAGCGCGGGGTGGCGACGCTGGATCCGGCGGTCGCGATACAACGCATAGCCCAATACGCCCTGGTGGTCACCAGTCCCGGTTTCCGGCCGGAGACGCCCGTGCTGGCCGCCGCCGCGGCCGCGGGCGTGCCCATCTGGGGCGACGTGGAGTTGGCCTGGCGGCTCGACGCGTCGGGCAGCTACGGGCCGCCGCGGCGATGGTTGGTCGTCACCGGCACCAACGGCAAGACGACCACGACGTCGATGCTGCACGCCATGCTGGTCGCCGGCGGCCGCCGCAGTGTGCTGTGCGGCAACATCGGCAGCCCGGTGCTCGACATGCTGGGCGCGCCCGCGGACATCCTCGCCGTCGAGCTGTCCAGTTTCCAGTTGTACTGGGCGCCGTCCCTGCGGCCCGAGGCCGGCGCCGTCCTCAACATCGCCGAGGATCACCTGGACTGGCATTCCACGATGGGCGCCTACACCGCGGCGAAGGCCCGAGTGCTGGGCGGCCGGGTGGCGGTGGCCGGGCTGGACGACAGCCGGGCCGCGGCGCTGCTCGGCACCGCGGCGGCGCCGATACGGGTCGGCTTCCGCCTCGGCGAACCCGCGGTGGGGGAGCTCGGTGTGCGCGACGGCCACCTGGTTGACCGCGCCTTTTCCGACGACTCCGACGAGCTGACCCTGATGCCGGTCGCGTCGATACCGGTGCCGGGCCCGGTCGGCGTGCTCGACGCCCTGGCCGCGGCGGCGCTGGCGCGCTCGGTCGGGGTGTCCGCCGAGGCGATCGCCGGAGCGGTGGCGTCGTTCCGGGTGGGCCGGCACCGGGCCGAGGTGGTGGCCGTCGCCGACGGAGTCCGTTACGTCGATGACTCCAAGGCCACCAACCCGCACGCCGCCGAGGCGTCGGTGCTGGCCTATCCGCGCGTGGTCTGGGTGGCCGGTGGCCTGCTCAAGGGCGCGTCGATCGACGCCGAGGTCGCGCGAATCGCGCCCCGGCTGGTCGGCGCGGTGCTGATCGGCCGGGATCGCGCGGAGGTTGCCGAGGCGTTATCACGACACGCGCCCGATGTCCCCGTCGTCCAGGTTGTGACAGGCGAGGATATTGAGATGCATGCGACGGCTGAGGCTTATGAGACAAAAGTCGACAATTCGCGCGAGCCCCTCGGCGCTCGTGTGATGACCGCGGCCGTGGCCGCGGCCCGAGAAATGGCCAAGCCCGGTGACACCGTGCTGCTGGCACCGGCCGGCGCGTCGTTTGACCAGTTCACCGGCTACGGCGACCGTGGCGACGCGTTCGCGTCCGCCGTGCGCGCCGCGGTCGGGGCAGGCGGGCGTGGGTAA
- the mraY gene encoding phospho-N-acetylmuramoyl-pentapeptide-transferase — translation MRQILIAVAIAVTVSILLTPALIRLFTKQGFGHQIREDGPPSHHTKRGTPSMGGVAILAGIWAGYLGTHIAGLAFHGEGISASGLLVLGLATALAGVGFLDDLIKIRRSRNLGLNKTAKTVGQITAAVLFGVLVLQFRNPAGLVPGSANLSYVREIATVTLAPALFVLFCVVIVSAWSNAVNFTDGLDGLAAGCMAMVTAAYVLITFWQYRNACVTAPGLGCYNVRDPLDLALIAAATAGACIGFLWWNAAPAKIFMGDTGSLALGGIIAGLSVTSRTEILAVVLGSLFVAEITSVVLQILTFRTTGRRVFRMAPFHHHFELVGWAETTVIIRFWLLTAITCGLGVALFYGEWLATIGA, via the coding sequence GTGAGACAGATCCTCATCGCCGTGGCCATCGCGGTGACCGTGTCCATCCTGTTGACCCCGGCGCTGATCCGGTTATTCACCAAACAGGGGTTCGGCCATCAGATCCGCGAAGATGGCCCGCCGAGCCACCACACCAAACGCGGCACGCCGTCGATGGGCGGGGTGGCCATATTGGCCGGCATCTGGGCGGGTTACCTCGGCACGCATATCGCCGGGCTGGCGTTCCACGGCGAGGGCATATCGGCATCGGGTCTGCTGGTGCTGGGCCTGGCCACCGCGCTGGCTGGCGTCGGATTCCTCGACGACCTGATCAAGATCCGCAGGTCACGCAACCTCGGATTGAACAAGACCGCCAAGACCGTTGGCCAGATCACCGCCGCGGTGCTGTTCGGGGTGCTCGTGCTGCAGTTCCGCAATCCCGCCGGGCTGGTGCCGGGCAGCGCGAACCTGTCCTACGTGCGCGAGATCGCCACCGTCACACTGGCTCCGGCGTTGTTCGTGCTATTCTGCGTGGTCATCGTCAGCGCCTGGTCGAACGCGGTCAACTTCACCGACGGCCTGGACGGACTGGCCGCCGGCTGCATGGCAATGGTCACCGCGGCCTACGTGCTGATCACGTTCTGGCAGTACCGCAACGCGTGCGTCACCGCGCCGGGCCTGGGCTGCTACAACGTGCGCGATCCGCTGGACCTGGCACTCATCGCCGCCGCGACCGCGGGCGCGTGCATCGGCTTCCTATGGTGGAACGCCGCACCGGCCAAGATCTTCATGGGCGACACCGGATCGCTCGCGCTGGGCGGCATCATCGCGGGACTGTCCGTCACGAGCCGCACCGAGATCCTCGCCGTCGTGCTGGGCTCGCTGTTCGTCGCCGAAATCACCTCGGTGGTACTGCAGATCCTGACCTTCCGGACCACCGGACGCCGGGTATTCCGGATGGCGCCCTTTCACCACCACTTCGAGCTGGTCGGCTGGGCCGAAACCACGGTGATCATCCGTTTTTGGCTGCTCACCGCGATCACCTGCGGTTTGGGAGTGGCGCTGTTCTACGGTGAGTGGCTCGCCACGATCGGTGCCTGA